The Chitinophagales bacterium genomic sequence TAATCTTTGTAGCAGGGTAGGTTCAATGGACATTGTGATTCCTGCTCATAAAGACTATAAAACATAGGTGGTGGAAATCCGCTGAGCAATTGTAAATTGGCATATTTGGTATTGGTCAAACCGGGAATTAAATAAAGTACAAAAGCCACGGTAATCGCACCAAGCGCTACTCTGCCCATACTTAGTTTTTTAATGGGGCTGTCGTGCGGAAATTTCAATTTGCCAAAAAGATACAAAGCCATTAATACGCCAATAACAATCCAAATACCAAAGAAAATTTCTCTTTTGAGAATGCCCCAATGTGAAACCAAATCAGCATTTGAAAGAAATTTCACAGCCAGCCCCAGCTCTAAAAATCCCAGCACAACTTTTACGGAATTTAACCAGCCACCACTTTTGGGCAAGGTATTCAACCAGCCGGGAAATGCAGCAAACAAAGCAAATGGCAAAGCCAAAGCCAGTCCGAATCCGCCCATTCCGGCAGACAATTGCATGGCACCTCCATCAGAGGACAATGCCCCTGCCAGCAAGGATCCCAAAATAGGGCCGGTGCAGGAAAATGAAACCAATGCGAGGGTAACGGCCATAAAGAATATCCCAACGATTCCGCCCACATCAGAAGCGGAATCCATTTTATTGGTCAATGCGCTGGGCAAAGTAAGTTCGTAATAGCCGAAAAATGACCCAGCAAAAAAGATAAAAATCAGGAAGAAGGCTACATTCAAATACACATTGGTCGATATTTCATTTAAAATATCGGGATTGATGGAATCGAGAAAATGAAAGGGCAGGCTTAGGATCAAATAAATGCCAAAAATGAAAAATCCGTAAATGGTGGCATTGACAATACCCTTTTTTTTGTCTTCGCTACCCTTGGTAAAAAAACTGACCGTAAGCGGAATCATGGGAAAAACACACGGGGTCAGCAGTGCTACTAAACCGCCCAGAAATCCGAGAAAAAACAGATTGAGCAGGCCTTTTTTTTTATCCTGATCTTTGGGATCTACCTCTCCTTCTATGCCACATTGTTTAGCAGGATTGTCTAAATCCAATCCTTCAATGCGCAATGCAGCAGCATCTGACAACAGTGATGCGTCAATTTCATTGCCAATATCATCGCCCAGTGCAGTGTAATTTTTTGCAGGAATGGCCTCGAAATCTATGGATTGGGGTGGAAGACAGCGGGTATCATCGCAGGTCATATATTCCAAAAACCCGCTGATTTTTTCATCGGCATTGCTGACTTTTATTTTTTGGGTGAATTCAGCAGATTTTCCAAATTTCAAAAGCTCCATTTGAAAAATCTCATCAAAGCCCTTTTTACTTTCTGGAGAAAGCTCTGTGGTATTTTCAATCAAGCTAAAATGAGCAGCCGTATCAAAATTAAAAGAAGTTGGAACAGGCCCACCTTCATCTATAAACTGTGAGTACAAATACCAATTTTCATCCATTTCGGCCCGGAAAATCAATTCGTATATTTCAGGTTGTCCCGTTTTTTTGAGCTCAATATTCCACTTTACCGGTTCCAGGAAACCACTTTCATTGCCCTCTTCCGATGCTCCCGATTTGCTTTTGCTCAGGTCAAATTCAAAACCAACAAGCTGTGGTGGCAAGCAGCGGGTGTCATCACAGGTCATGTATTCCAGTTCACCGCTGATTTTCTTTGCTTTTTTGCCCACAACTACTTTTTGGGAAAAGCGGGCAGTTTTGCCAAATTTTTTCAGGTCAATGCCAAATATTTCGTCAAAGCCTTCTTTTTCAATTTCCCCACTTTCGCTGGCCTTGCCGATCAATTGCACATGCTTGTTTTCAGAAAAACTAAAAGTAGTCGGGACCGGTCCTTCATCGCTAATGAATTGCCCATAAACATACCAGCCCTCGTCCAATTTTACGTCAAAATGAAGCAGAAAGGTATCGGCTGATATTTGCTCCGTTTCAAAACTCCATTTAGCAGGTTCTAAAACTTGTGCTGAAGCAGCAGAGAAGCAGAAAATCATTAACAACCCAATAAGGGTATAATGCGCAAATTTTCTCATTACAATATTATTTTGAGTCGAAATTAGCGAAAAGCAAAGTAATAATCTGTTAATCGCTGTTAACCCGAATTTCTGAGCGTATGTTTGAGCAAAAAAAAGAATGGGAATAATGAATTTTGATCGATAGTATATTGTCTTAATTGAATAAATCTCACATCCACTTATAATATCTCGCTCCTTTTAGCACTTCATTTTCAGGGCTTAAAATACTGTGCTTCAGTTCTTTTTTGTGTAATCCCTCGTATGTATCAAAGTCTAAAGCAGCGCTTTGTTCTAATACAGCAAACAATTCAACAGGTTCAATTACTGATTTCCAATCCTTTTCAACAGCAACTTCAAATACTAAAGCCAAAAACAGCTTGTTTGTAGCGAAAAATAAAAGGATTTTATATTTTGTGCCCTGTAAGTATTAACTAAAATCATGGGTAAAAAGCATTCCAAAAAGAAAGCTTCAAATAAAAAAGCAGAAAGCAACGCTGAGGAAAAGCTGAATTCTGGAGTTGACAAAGCAAAGAAAAGTGGGTTTTTAACGCCATTCAGGCAGCAGGCAATGTTTCTGTTTATTGTCAGTTTTCTGCTTTTTGCCAATACCATTCCCCACGAATATGCTGTAGATGATACGCTTGTAATTACTAAAAACAAGTTGACCCAGCAGGGTTTTGATGGTATAGGAAAAATCATGACCACCGATGCCTTTTACGGTTTTTTTGGAGAAGGCTATAAACTTGTTGCCGGAGGGCGTTATCGACCACTTTCTATTGTGACTTTTGCTATTGAAAAAGAGTTTTTTGGCAACAACCCGCACATCAGCCACTTTATCAATGTTTTACTATATAGCTTGACAGTAGTTTTACTCTTTTATTTGCTCAGCCTTTTATTTAAACCTAAAATTCAAAACATAAAGGAACTCAACATTCCATTTCTGGCTGCATTGCTTTTTGCCGCACATCCAATCCACACAGAGGTAGTGGCCAATATAAAGGGTAGGGATGAGATCATGGGACTACTTGGGGCGCTTGGTATGCTTACATTGGTTTGGAAATATGTTCAAAGCCAAAAAATTCATTTTCTAATTGCAGGCATTCTGGTTTATGTTTTGGCTTTATTGTCAAAAGAAAATGCCATTACCTTCCTTGCTGTTGTTCCCCTTACTTTGTTTTTCTTTTCAAAAGCTAAAATAAAAGATTACCTGATTACAGGCCTTCCGCTCTTGATTGCAGCAGGTGTTTATGTGTATTTGCGGCAGGAATTCAGTGGAGTATCACTCGGAAAAGAGAGCAGTGAAATCTTAAACAATCCGTTTGTAAATGCTACCCTTGCAGAACGCCTGGCTACGGTATCCTATACTTTT encodes the following:
- a CDS encoding protein-disulfide reductase DsbD domain-containing protein, giving the protein MRKFAHYTLIGLLMIFCFSAASAQVLEPAKWSFETEQISADTFLLHFDVKLDEGWYVYGQFISDEGPVPTTFSFSENKHVQLIGKASESGEIEKEGFDEIFGIDLKKFGKTARFSQKVVVGKKAKKISGELEYMTCDDTRCLPPQLVGFEFDLSKSKSGASEEGNESGFLEPVKWNIELKKTGQPEIYELIFRAEMDENWYLYSQFIDEGGPVPTSFNFDTAAHFSLIENTTELSPESKKGFDEIFQMELLKFGKSAEFTQKIKVSNADEKISGFLEYMTCDDTRCLPPQSIDFEAIPAKNYTALGDDIGNEIDASLLSDAAALRIEGLDLDNPAKQCGIEGEVDPKDQDKKKGLLNLFFLGFLGGLVALLTPCVFPMIPLTVSFFTKGSEDKKKGIVNATIYGFFIFGIYLILSLPFHFLDSINPDILNEISTNVYLNVAFFLIFIFFAGSFFGYYELTLPSALTNKMDSASDVGGIVGIFFMAVTLALVSFSCTGPILGSLLAGALSSDGGAMQLSAGMGGFGLALALPFALFAAFPGWLNTLPKSGGWLNSVKVVLGFLELGLAVKFLSNADLVSHWGILKREIFFGIWIVIGVLMALYLFGKLKFPHDSPIKKLSMGRVALGAITVAFVLYLIPGLTNTKYANLQLLSGFPPPMFYSLYEQESQCPLNLPCYKDYEEGMAVARAENKPVMLDFTGWACVNCRRMEENVWVDPAVYKILSEEFVLISLYVDDRTELPEEEQIYVQQKNRQRQLKTIGNKWSYFQTLNFNNNSQPYYALLSPDEQLLNTPVGYMPDASEYAAFLNCGLNAFQNPTP